The DNA sequence TAAGAAACAAACAGAGACGGGAAGGACGTCGTAAAAATGAAACAACAGACAGAGTTGAATCGGGGACTGGAAGAACGTCATATTACATTGATGTCGCTGGGGGCGGCAATCGGTGTTGGACTCTTCCTCGGATCGGCGAAAGCGATCCAACTGGCAGGTCCAGGGATCTTACTTGGTTATCTTATCGGTGGTATCATCATCTTCATTATCATGCGAGCACTTGGGGAGCTTGCGGTGCGAGAACCGGTGGCTGGTAGTTTTGCAGAGTATGCCCGGAAGTATGTCAGTCCATTAGCTGGCTTTTTAACAGGTTGGAATTATTGGTTACTCTGGATTTTTACGTGTATGGCGGAAATCACAGCAGTCGGTATTTACATGAAAGTATGGTTCCCAGATTCCCAGGGGTGGGTATGGGCACTAGCAGCACTTGTGTTGATGACGAGTATCAACTTTATTGCTGTTAAATTTTATGGTGAATTCGAATTTTGGTTTGCGTTGATTAAAATCGTCGCGATCGTCGCCATGATCATCTTAGGGACCTTGACGATCGTCATTGGTCTTGGAAACGGTGGCACACCGGTTGGGATTTCGAACCTGTGGTCACATGGTGGATTCTTACCGAACGGATTCGGTGGAGTACTCCTTGCTATGCAGATGGTCATGTTTGCGTTCTTAGGAATTGAAGTGATTGGGGTCACAGCAGGGGAAGCGAAGAACCCGAAGAAAACGATTCGAAAAGCCGTTAATAACGTCTTCCTTCGGATTTTAGTATTCTATATCGGGGCACTCTTCGTCATTTTATCGATTTATCCATGGGATCAAGTTGGTGCGAACAACAGCAGTCCATTCGTATTACTGTTTCAATCGCTCGGTATTCCGGCAGCAGCCGGTATCATCAACTTTGTTGTCTTAACGGCAGCACTCTCGTCATGTAACTCGGGTATCTTCTCGACAGCCCGGATGATGATGAACTTATCCGAGAACAGTGAAGCACCGCGTCGTTTCTCGAAAATCTCGAAAAACGGTGTTCCAGCACTTGC is a window from the Exiguobacterium sp. BMC-KP genome containing:
- a CDS encoding amino acid permease, producing MKQQTELNRGLEERHITLMSLGAAIGVGLFLGSAKAIQLAGPGILLGYLIGGIIIFIIMRALGELAVREPVAGSFAEYARKYVSPLAGFLTGWNYWLLWIFTCMAEITAVGIYMKVWFPDSQGWVWALAALVLMTSINFIAVKFYGEFEFWFALIKIVAIVAMIILGTLTIVIGLGNGGTPVGISNLWSHGGFLPNGFGGVLLAMQMVMFAFLGIEVIGVTAGEAKNPKKTIRKAVNNVFLRILVFYIGALFVILSIYPWDQVGANNSSPFVLLFQSLGIPAAAGIINFVVLTAALSSCNSGIFSTARMMMNLSENSEAPRRFSKISKNGVPALATILSGVALLVGVALNYFLPEDVFAIVTSIATFGAVWTWAMILIAQMRARKVHGSAEFAVPFFPVANYIALAALAGVIVLMAFDASTRIALVVGPLWYAILIAVYYARGMHKETRQSTRRASGE